TTGGCACGTCCTTCATGAcaatcatttcagtcaaaacTGTGGGAAACGGGGGCTGATTCACTAGAAAGCACCAAGTTTTCAAGAACCACAGCTAATTGGGTGGAGAAAGAATGGCAGAGAGCTTCTCCACCCAGATAGAGGGAGATCTAAATAATCTGGTAGAGCACTTGTCCAGTGCCGTTTTATCCATTCTGACACGCTGTTTGAATTGGTTCACCAAAATGGACCTCTGAAATTGTTTGCTGATTACATGGAGGCAGAAATGGTTAAAATACTGAAGCGGGATTTAAGAAAGCGAGAATATCCACAAATCCACAAACATTAAGCAGATAGATGGTATGATCGTCTGTACTTATCAACATGTGCAAACACGAGCTAAGCATGTATTAACAGGCTTGTTATCTTGCTTGTCGTCACAAAATTTGTGATCTCAAGATGTTTTTGTGATGCTGTGTGTAGATGATAACATTGAATGAATAAAACGTTTCTCATGATCACAGAATAATTATGTTGTAAATTCAGAATAACATGAGGAACCTGAATAAACTGAGATTTGAGTGAAGATAATACTACGTATTGTGTTGCACTGAACCTCCCAAATCAAGGAACTGAACTTTATTGTTCTCACCTGCACATGTTGCTGTCAGTGAAAATCCAATTCATCAATGAATCAGATTTCTAATATCCCAGAAAAATGCAGACAACAAAATCACCTGATAGATGTGCATGACCCAGCGATACTAGCAGAGATAATCTCTTAAAAAAATTTTCTACcatataaatgaaaacatcttttgTGTTACATGATTGCATACATTGAATCAGGTGCAAATTCAGTGCAACATAAAACTTTAATAGTTTtcctcaataaataaatacatgaatgtgACATTTCACGGTCAgtatattatcatcatcatctgctAAGTTACTGGCTGGACAAACAGGTTTCTCAGTCACTGTCAGGGTATAACCCGCATACATAGCCTGTGGTCTAACAGTTGTTGTGATGTGTAAATTCCCCCTCAGTCTCACATTAGCCTTAAGCATTGGGTTGTTCTGACTGAAGTCCCTCCTCTTATTGTTTATGTCCTTTTCACTGAAATAgttcctccttctcttcactATTCACTATTCACTCCTATCTCCTGTCCGAACGGGTTCTTGGTGGGTTGACTGCTCGGGAAACTGTTCAAATTATACACGCAGGAAGGCGACTTAACTTTCAGGTAAAAATGTAACTATCTGCTTtatgttggttttgtttgtgataAAAATCAGCATACTTTTGGTAATCCGTACTTTGTTACAGGATTTACCTTTAGTCTCTGAAGCTGAAGTTGTAGATCGACATCTTGTTCTTCCAACTATATTGATATAGATGTGTAACATAAGGAGTAAGCCGTCAGTAGTactttcatcttttgttttaatctctGTCAACTCTCTTTCTATTCCCACAGGACAGCCTGACTGATACAGCATACATCCATCTGACAACAATTGTTAAACCAAATGTACTAACGCAGTTTACATTGGACTCAGCATAGCTTTCTTTTGCTCCACCTTCCTTGTCATCCAGTCCTTCAAAGCATCAATCCTTCTCACCATGTCCAACCAGCCCACTCAAAACCACCATGAAGGGGCCTACCTGTCTCTGATGAGAGgcctgagagagctggacctccGGGGCCCCAGTGTTCCCAGTGACCTGGTTCTGATTGGAGACCATGCCTTTCCTTTGGCGATGAACAGCCGAGGCAAGGTCCTGATGGCTGCCTCTCTGTACGGCAGTGGAAGGATTGTGGTCCTGGGTCACGAGGCCTACCTGACCGCCTTTCCTGCTCTGGTAGAGAACGCTCTGACCTGGCTGCGAGGAGATGGATCTGACAACTTGTCTGTTGGCATCCACAACAGCGTCAGGGCAGTTGCTGATAACCTCAGTAGATCCAGCTTCAAAGCTGAAGTTGTGGGGGCCTTTAGTAACAGCCTGGGGGTGGGAGTGTATGTGACTGATGCCTACAGCGTGGGTGCGGACGTTAAGGACCTGGTGGCGTTTATGAAAGCTGGAGGAGGAGTGCTGATAGCGGGGCAGGCGTGGAGCTGGGCTGGAGCTCATCCTAAGGAGAACACGCTGCTTCTGTTTGATGGAAACAAGGTATCTGGTGTGGCAGGGATCTACTTTTCTGAGCATTACGGTGAGCTAGAGTGCCTGCCTGTCTACCCAAAGATCCCTTCATCCTGGATGTCTGTAGTGTGAgtgtattcttttttttctatatgcACTTATGAAAAGTAAGTAACTTCAAAATTTGAACTTGTAAAATGACTGCTCTTCTGTCAAAAAGCATAGAACAACAagaagagtctacagccatgccaGTGGTTCTATGTGGTTGTATTTAAATGCTTACAtactgatgtttagcaggtagaATGTTTACCATGATCCCTATCTTAGTGAtgcattttagcatgctaacattttgcATCTCCGAGCTGCATCCCCACAGTTCATCCTGAGTGATGTACATATGTCAATAACAAATTTCATCGAGATCCATCCAATAGTTATCGATGTATCTTCCTCAAAACCTGAACCTAATGGTACAGCTTGAGGAGTAGTCATGTTGCCAACCTCATGAGGACTCATGGGCTTTGGAAACACAAAGGTCTGTACCAAATTCCATCAAGTAGATACTGAGATATTTTACTAGATAACTTTGACCTGCAGATAGCattagatgaaaagtcagggccACACCAAAGGCATTACGATTCAGCTTTTGGGCCCCAGAGATGTGTGTACCAAATGCCATATCAATCCATGCAACAGTAGTGAAGACATTAacgaaaaaactaaaatgtcaaCATCATAGTGGTGTTACAGGAAAATAAAGACTGTTGGTTGATTGTCACCAAAGTCAGCAGGACTCATCCTCTGAtcaccatgaatgtctgcacaaaatCTCATATCAGTCCATCCAAAAGTGGTTGAGATATTCCAGTCTGGATGTGGTGGaccaacaaaataaatgacagactGACCAATATTGCAGACAACAGCATTAGCCTGGCTAAAAAGGATGGGTACAACTTTTACCGAAGTGAAAATTCCTTTTTGCTTCCTCTCATCTCCCTCCGTGCCTCCTTCTTCCTTCTGTTTCTccatttttaagacaaaacacgGTCGGCACCATGATTGGAGCTTGTCCAATATGTAGGTTGCTAAGAAAACtgttcattttcataattttagAAGTTACTTTATCATGAAGTATgccttttttcaataaaagcaGACATGACACATGGCACATTTGATGTGACACCAGTGCCTGAGACAGAATGATGAGAGAATAAACTGTATCGCTCATACTTGACACATCTTTTtcaccctcctcttctttcttccatGTTTAGAATCGGTAAGGATTTTGAGGACGACTTTGAGTTCTTACTCCAGGGGATCTCAAACTTTGACCTCCAGAATGGGGTATATGCTTCTGAGGTTCTGGTCCACGGCTCGCTAGCTTTCCCAATTGGTACCACCAAGGATGGACAAGCGTTCTTGGCAGGAGCCTACTATGGGCGGGGACGGGTTATTGTGATCACACATGAAGGACTTTTGAATCGAGAGGTACGGTCTGGATCAGTGaatgatgcttttttttttttgcaataaacaGTAATATGGGTTCAGGTAATGGTTTGATTAATCTAAAAAATATGCTAAACAACTTTTGGAGATTTTAGCTACAGTGTacttcaccaccatcatcaaaaaacaaacaagcagggAATAAGTGTTCATCCCTCCAGTAGAGTTCAGGAGACTTGCAGACACTTTACTATGATGCTTtatactgtttgtttgttagttttttttcattttaacccATCTGAAAATCAGAATATAATCTGGGAGCTCAATTGGGAAAAATGAGTTAGATGAAATAACCAAATGGGAACATCTGTTTTTTAAGTAAATTTACGTCTTAACAAATCATCTCATTCATTTGTGACCACCAGCGGTTGCTATCTGTAGTGTGTTAAACAATGAGTCATGTACTTAAAATGCCAAATGTTTTTCACATGGTTAACAaactgctttctgtttttgataaACCTTTATCACAGACACTGGCTCCATTTTGGATCAATGCTCTTCGTTGGTTGGATGAAGGCCGGCAGGGTGTTGTTGGACTAGTGCCAGGCTTTGACCAAGCCAGGGAACACTTTAGCAAGTCAGGGTTAAAGTGTGAGGCGACAAACTTCAGGGAAGAccttagtgtgtttgtgtgcacagcGTATAATGATGATCAAGCGGAGAAAATCCAAGAATTTGTAGCAGAAGGAGGAGGCCTGCTGATTGGTGGACATGGCTGGTACTGGTCACAGACACACCCTGGGCAAAACCAATTAACAGATTTTGCAGGTATGATAATGAGCCACAAGAGTTTCATTGTATTCTGCCAATTTCTATTATAGGTtgtaataatgtatttattattacatttttaagggaccatgttaaatgttaaatattactGTTTGCTGTATTGTAACAGAGTAACCTTGAATCTAATTTTCACCTACAGTCTCTCAGCCAGtcaccattaaaacacacacagtgacagaacACTACAACAAACTAGACAAACAGGACAAGTAGGACAAAGTTACATTCATTCTAGTGCATGTGGGTAATGACACATACCAGGGACAAACCTGAACTACAAGTACAGCAACATCACATTGACTTCCACAGTACTGAGTGGAAGTTAAAACACAGGCTTGGAGTAAGTCATGAAAGACAGACATTCTGTTGTAGGCAAATATATCTAAAGAAGACAGACTATTATTTATGACACAAGAGACCTGCACAAACTTACAAAAGGTGTCGAAGATCAGGACCAAAAACTAATACTTTAACCATGCAACACACAGATCAAGTCAGATTTCTTGCACTTTCTTTCAGGGAACAAGATCCTGAACAAAATGGGCTTGAGCGTGCTGGGCAACGTCATTGGGGAAGGTCTCTATGAGGCCCCTGTGCCCAGTCGGGCATGCAAAGACACCTACCACTTCCGCCACCTTCTGAACCGCTTTGCTAGTCATGTAGCCCAGGGCCAGGAACTTACGCAGCATGAGGAGGAACGCCTTAAAAAACTGGGTTCGGACTGTGCCGAGTACTTGCACATGGAGGCTCATGATTGCTCCTCCTACGCACAGGTGGTGTCCACCCTCACCGACCTCATAAAGAAGTCGGACATTCCGCAGGTGGGCAGTGAATGACTGAATTGTCTATGAttgttcttattattattttgaataaGGAAGCTCCACtttgtttttggcttttggGGCAGACCCTGCCGTGAATCGCCAGTATAATTTTTGCAGTAGATTCAGTTACCTTCTACACATAAGCTGGAGGGGCAGTTAATACCACATTATCTAGCATAAATAATTGTGCCATATAAACAACCACAAATATGACTAATAAATGTCTGCATGTGCCCTGATGTTGTTTTCAGCTTCAGATACTGTGATATTGTTAGCAACctctttttaaaacatgtattgtTCATATTCAAGGTGTGTGGCACCTGCCCTGTGAAGACTCCCAAAGACCACCTGCTCCTCAATGTGGGGACAGAGGTGTACAAGATCTGCCCAGATCCCGATGCCCTCCTGCCCTACCTCATCAAGCATAACCCCTTGTTGCCAGTTGTCTACAACCACAAAATCAAGATTAATACAAAAACAGGAGGTCAGACCACACTCTTATGGGTCAAAGCATGACAGAATTGAAAGATTATTTTGTGTTGGCAGCATTTTTTCTCCCAGTTTATTTAGCGTTGGTCTCTGGACAAGTAAAAGTTACACAACAACTGcatgattttgtattttgtaaatttattatttgaaaTGTCATGGGTGGGATGTAAAATGTCCTCCAATTTTGGAATGGCCCATATGTCTTTACGTGGGGAGCTACTGGGCTGTTGGGTGTGGTGTCGGTGTAATCCGGCATTGCTtgtttatcagaatcagaatcagaaatacgAAAAGTTTATGCGTTTTGGAGGAGTTGCTTGAGGGAGTCCTGGAGGGAGGgcatgagattttttttgtgtaaatgaaTGGAAAATTTAGAAATTTTAGAGTCCAAttttaccaaccccagctttaatcTGCCTCTGCGTGGTAACAAAATCAAGATCTTGTTGTTGTCTGTCTTAGAAAGGGACGAGTGGATCAGTACAGGTCTCTACCTCTCTCCTGGTATGAAGACCTACATATCCCTGCCAGAAGAGATTGTCAACAAGGAATGGAAGGTAGAGTGCACAACGTCAAATTTAAACGTCTGGTTTATTGAGTTCAGGTAACATGTGGACTTGGTAATGACTGTGAGCAGTTATGTGTCAAAGAATATATTTACCACTCCATTTATCTACACATCTTGCCAGTCTATGACCCATACATGTAactatacaccgatcagccacaacattaaaaccaatgacaggtgacgtgaataacattgatcacctcatcacaatgcaatgttctgctgggaaaccttgggtgctggcattcatgtgaatgccacttgacacgcaccacccatccaaacactgttgtggaccaagtacaccctctcatcacaacaacactgacgatggcagtggccccccagcaggacaatgtgccctgacacaccgcaaacactgctcaggagcagctcgaggaacacaataaagggcccaaggtgttgaccgggcctccaaattccccagatcccaatctgatcgagcatctgtaagatgtgctggagcagg
This is a stretch of genomic DNA from Pagrus major chromosome 2, Pma_NU_1.0. It encodes these proteins:
- the LOC141015109 gene encoding TRPM8 channel-associated factor homolog, with translation MSNQPTQNHHEGAYLSLMRGLRELDLRGPSVPSDLVLIGDHAFPLAMNSRGKVLMAASLYGSGRIVVLGHEAYLTAFPALVENALTWLRGDGSDNLSVGIHNSVRAVADNLSRSSFKAEVVGAFSNSLGVGVYVTDAYSVGADVKDLVAFMKAGGGVLIAGQAWSWAGAHPKENTLLLFDGNKVSGVAGIYFSEHYGELECLPVYPKIPSSWMSVVIGKDFEDDFEFLLQGISNFDLQNGVYASEVLVHGSLAFPIGTTKDGQAFLAGAYYGRGRVIVITHEGLLNRETLAPFWINALRWLDEGRQGVVGLVPGFDQAREHFSKSGLKCEATNFREDLSVFVCTAYNDDQAEKIQEFVAEGGGLLIGGHGWYWSQTHPGQNQLTDFAGNKILNKMGLSVLGNVIGEGLYEAPVPSRACKDTYHFRHLLNRFASHVAQGQELTQHEEERLKKLGSDCAEYLHMEAHDCSSYAQVVSTLTDLIKKSDIPQVCGTCPVKTPKDHLLLNVGTEVYKICPDPDALLPYLIKHNPLLPVVYNHKIKINTKTGERDEWISTGLYLSPGMKTYISLPEEIVNKEWKIQIGCQTDHLNHEELKRAPCVHERFPVTSNMMQVWNLWGGLIYLVAPPKTKVEDQEVTVQMAVPSPYYKSGVTTAAEWSLLRTAPSPWAELEFDNIILTVPSEAIQNLDRPDELAVLWNDIMKGIADLAVIPHKFPRKERFVADVQISHGWMHAGYPVMMHATAADELINVNNARTKGIWGPIHELGHNQQRGCWEFPSHTTECTCNLWSVYVHEEVLGINRAQAHPAMTLASRNERAAEYVKGGRKLSDWHMWVALETYMQLQEKFGWDAFKKVFAAYHKMSDFPHDNKGKMNLYAETFSQTVKMNLAGYFKAWGWPIETATEEKLSNLPPWTDHPMTQYD